From one Coffea eugenioides isolate CCC68of chromosome 11, Ceug_1.0, whole genome shotgun sequence genomic stretch:
- the LOC113753029 gene encoding ankyrin repeat-containing protein P16F5.05c, with translation MGAEANSAEVTPPETTNSDDVDAMLEAARYDDIDDLRSLASAGTSLDSKDSHGRTALHMASANGHLDIVEYLVHHRVDINAVNVEHNTPLHWACLNGHIEVVKCLILAGANVSALNSHERTPVDEAVTGGKMDVVDAINEAMAQTELTATQVS, from the exons ATGGGGGCGGAGGCGAATTCCGCAGAAGTCACTCCACCTGAAACCACCAACTCCGATGACGTTGACGCCATGCTTGAG GCTGCTAGGTATGATGATATTGATGATTTGAGAAGCCTAGCTTCTGCTGGTACTTCTCTTGATTCCAAGGATTCACATGGACGAACAG CACTTCATATGGCTTCAGCTAATGGGCATCTTGACATTGTAGAGTATCTTGTTCACCATAGAGTG GATATCAATGCTGTTAACGTTGAGCATAATACTCCTCTTCATTGGGCTTGCCTAAATGGGCACATTGAG GTTGTCAAGTGCTTAATTCTCGCAGGAGCCAATGTCTCTGCTCTGAACAG CCATGAGAGGACACCCGTGGACGAAGCAGTTACTGGAGGAAAGATGGACGTCGTTGATGCCATTAATGAAGCTATGGCCCAAACTGAACTCACAGCCACTCAGGTTTCCTGA
- the LOC113751052 gene encoding phytosulfokine receptor 1-like, translating to MREVWIIFVFLGFSLQALDVSSQNVTCNPNDMKALVDFLGGLDSSSRIVGWDANSSSPNCCNWAGIRCNSSSGRVVKLEVPQKRLLGKLPESLGNLSELRTLNLSKNYLKGSIPSTLLHLPNLEVLDLSCNGFSDSFPMSISLPSIQVFNISENSFRGPVPVGICNNSTKLQALKMGANKFSGNLAPGLGNCTSLEDLCLASNFLSGGLPEDLFHLSKLERLTLQDNKFSGNLNANIGNLSSLVYLDVSLNEFSGNLPDVFLRFGKLNYFAAQSNKFIGRIPMSLANSPTVATLSLRNNSLGDTLDLNCAAMTSLVSLDLGTNQFRGAIPDNLPTCPQLRTINLAKNSFTGQIPETFKNFQTLSYLSISNSSIYNLSSALATLQHCKNLTTLFLTLNFHNEQLPSDSALQFTNLRALVIANCKLTGTIPLWLTNSQKLEVLDLSWNQLEGAIPSWFGGFQFLFYLDLSNNSLTGEIPKELAQLKSLISKSKTLDKPPPDLPFFVKRNVSAGGLQYNQILSLPPTLELGNNFLTGQIWPEFGNLKMLHFLDLKFNNLSGIIPSELSGMTSIECLDLSHNNLSGAIPPSLVNLSFLSTFSVAYNKLSGGIPNGGQFLLFPTSSFEGNPGLCSDSHNTSCPTGKQVPHASVRRAKTPRSTIIGMAIGIGFGSVFLIALFLLIALWSIRRKAIDPEKEGDDSEKDLEELGSSLVVLFQNKGSSKAISLDDLVKSTNSFDQSNIIGCGGFGLVYKAILSDGRKVAIKRLCGDGGQMDREFQAEVETLSRAQHPNLVLLQGYCIYRNDRLLIYSYMENGSLDYWLHEKVDGPSSLDWDCRLRIAQGAARGLAYLHQSCEPHILHRDIKSSNILLDENFEAHLADFGLARLILPYDTHVTTDLVGTLGYIPPEYGQASVATYKGDVYSFGVVLLELLTGKRPMDMCKPKENRDLISWVIQQKKDKRETEVFDPFIYEKEHAEELLWVLEIACLCLSDSPKARPSTQQLVSWLDNIHSPPSLYLC from the coding sequence ATGCGGGAGGTGTGGATTATCTTTGTGTTTCTTGGCTTTTCATTGCAAGCTTTGGATGTAAGTTCTCAGAATGTTACGTGcaacccaaatgatatgaaggCATTAGTGGATTTCTTGGGTGGATTGGATTCAAGCTCAAGAATTGTGGGTTGGGATGCAAATTCATCCTCTCCCAATTGCTGCAACTGGGCTGGAATTAGATGCAATTCTTCCTCAGGCAGGGTCGTGAAGTTGGAGGTTCCTCAGAAAAGGCTATTGGGAAAGTTGCCTGAGTCTCTTGGCAATTTGAGTGAGCTTAGAACactcaatttgtccaaaaattATCTCAAAGGCTCAATACCTTCGACACTCTTACACTTGCCTAATTTAGAGGTATTGGACTTGAGCTGCAATGGATTTTCTGACTCGTTTCCAATGAGCATCAGCCTGCCTTCAATTCAAGTCTTCAACATTTCAGAGAATTCATTTCGCGGTCCAGTTCCTGTGGGAATTTGCAATAATTCAACCAAACTTCAGGCCTTAAAGATGGGAGCTAACAAATTCAGTGGAAATCTTGCACCAGGACTGGGGAACTGTACTTCTTTGGAGGATCTTTGTCTTGCATCAAATTTTCTTTCTGGTGGTTTACCTGAAGATTTGTTTCATCTGTCAAAACTGGAGAGATTGACCCTTCAGGATAACAAATTTTCAGGGAACTTGAATGCCAACATTGGTAACCTCTCTAGTCTTGTTTACCTTGATGTTTCCTTGAACGAATTCTCAGGCAATTTACCTGATGTTTTTCTTCGCTTTGGGAAGTTAAATTACTTCGCAGCTCAATCGAATAAATTCATTGGTAGAATTCCTATGTCATTGGCAAATTCCCCAACTGTTGCTACGCTTAGTTTGAGAAATAATTCTTTAGGTGATACACTTGATCTTAATTGTGCTGCAATGACTAGTCTGGTTTCACTTGACTTGGGTACTAATCAGTTTCGTGGAGCAATCCCTGATAATCTTCCTACCTGCCCACAATTGAGAACGATAAATCTAGCAAAAAACAGCTTCACTGGCCAAATTCCAGAAaccttcaagaattttcagaCACTTTCTTACCTTTCCATATCAAACTCGAGTATTTATAACCTGTCATCTGCTCTTGCAACTTTGCAGCACTGTAAGAACTTAACGACCTTGTTTCTTACTCTAAATTTTCATAATGAGCAGTTGCCATCTGATTCTGCTCTGCAGTTTACCAACCTTCGAGCTCTTGTCATTGCAAATTGTAAACTCACAGGTACTATTCCCCTGTGGTTGACTAATTCTCAGAAGCTGGAAGTGTTAGATTTATCGTGGAATCAGCTTGAAGGAGCAATTCCATCCTGGTTTGGGGGTTTTCAGTTTCTATTTTacttggacttgtccaataaCTCTTTGACTGGGGAAATTCCGAAGGAACTTGCTCAATTGAAGAGTCTCATTTCTAAGAGTAAAACATTGGATAAGCCTCCTCCTGATCTCCCATTTTTTGTGAAGAGAAATGTAAGTGCTGGAGGGTTACAGTATAATCAAATTTTGAGCCTTCCCCCAACATTGGAGCTTGGAAATAACTTCCTCACTGGACAAATTTGGCCAGAGTTTGGGAATTTGAAAATGTTACACTTTTTGGACCTGAAGTTTAACAATTTATCAGGCATCATTCCAAGCGAATTGTCAGGTATGACGAGCATTGAATGTTTGGATTTGTCCCATAACAATCTGTCTGGAGCAATACCCCCTTCTTTAGTAAACCTCAGCTTTCTGTCAACGTTTAGCGTTGCGTACAATAAACTCTCTGGGGGGATCCCAAACGGAGGCCAGTTTCTATTGTTTCCAACATCAAGCTTTGAAGGGAACCCAGGTCTTTGTTCTGATTCACACAATACTTCTTGTCCTACCGGCAAACAAGTTCCCCATGCATCAGTTAGAAGAGCAAAGACACCCAGAAGCACTATAATTGGCATGGCAATTGGGATTGGCTTTGGAagtgtatttcttattgctctctttctcttgatTGCTTTATGGTCTATCAGGAGGAAAGCAATTGATCCAGAAAAGGAGGGTGATGACTCAGAGAAGGACTTGGAAGAACTTGGGTCGAGTCTTGTGGTTCTTTTCCAAAACAAGGGTAGTAGTAAAGCAATTTCACTTGATGACCTTGTAAAATCCACTAACAGTTTTGATCAGTCAAACATTATTGGTTGTGGTGGCTTTGGTTTGGTGTACAAGGCCATTCTTTCTGATGGTAGGAAGGTTGCGATCAAGCGGCTTTGTGGAGATGGTGGACAGATGGATAGAGAATTTCAAGCGGAAGTTGAAACACTCTCAAGAGCACAGCATCCAAATCTGGTTCTTCTTCAGGGTTATTGCATTTACAGGAATGACAGGCTCCTAATATACTCTTATATGGAAAATGGAAGCTTGGACTATTGGCTTCATGAAAAAGTCGATGGGCCTTCCTCCTTGGATTGGGATTGCAGACTTCGAATTGCTCAAGGTGCTGCTAGAGGGCTCGCTTACTTGCACCAGTCGTGTGAGCCTCATATCCTTCATAGAGATATTAAGTCTAGTAATATTCTCTTGGATGAGAATTTTGAAGCTCACCTAGCTGACTTTGGTCTGGCGAGGCTTATTCTTCCGTATGACACACATGTGACTACTGATCTTGTTGGGACATTAGGTTACATTCCTCCTGAATATGGCCAAGCTTCAGTTGCAACCTACAAGGGTGATGTGTACAGTTTCGGGGTTGTTCTGTTAGAGCTGCTTACAGGCAAGAGGCCGATGGATATGTGCAAGCCAAAAGAAAATCGGGATTTGATTTCTTGGGTTATTCAACAGAAGAAGGATAAAAGGGAAACCGAAGTTTTTGATccatttatttatgaaaaagaaCATGCTGAAGAATTGTTGTGGGTTCTTGAGATCGCTTGCCTTTGCTTGAGTGACTCCCCCAAAGCAAGGCCTTCTACTCAGCAATTAGTTTCTTGGCTCGACAACATTCATTCCCCACCCAGCCTGTACTTGTGCTAG